The genomic region CACTTGGAGCCATGATTGCCGCCCCGCCGATGATGGTTCTGCGTGCTTTGGCTGAttgtctcgtctcgcccagGGGCTATGCCCGAGTCTGCATGAAGAgtgcagacagacagagagagagagagagaggcgcggccggccgccagagTTAAGGAACAAAGCAGAAGGGGCAGCGAGCAGAGAAAGCTACGGGCAGCAGGTGTTCAAAGGGCCCAAGAAGCAACAACGAAGAAGCAGCGAGACGGGGGCGAAGCTTTGTACTCGGGTCGTCATGGAGGTTTGTTATCTCTGCGTGGGGGGAATCCTAGATGGGTCTGAGaaggacgacggcgtcgtcctAGGCgggtggcgacgatgcggctaGATGTGGGCGGAGTTGGCCAAGCTGGGGATGGTTTCCCCCGAATCAAGGGCGTTTTGCGCCCGTTCCCCAATCTTTCTCCAACTACAGGTTGTGAATATGTAACTGCGCGACACGGTGCGTATCTTGCGCCAGATACGGCAGAGCCCGCCAGTCACCTTCACCGGGCTTCACCATCGCTGCGGCGGGACGTCAGGCTGTAGCACAGTGCGGCGTTCGGCCTCTGCCCGCGGCCAAATCAAGCTTGCGGGGCGCAGCCACTGGAGGGGCTTCAGCCCCCGGGTCTTCCAAGTTGAGCCGTTGGACCATGGGCTACCCCGCTGGAACTCGCTCCAATAGTGCTACGGCGGGGTGTCAGATGCCTCTCCAGGGGCTGGCTCTCCATCGGCCGGCTCCGACTCCCGCCTTGCCTCAGCCATGGACGGGTAGTCCCCACCATCGGCAGCTTCCACCACCGCTGGCATCTCCACCCCATTTACGACCATCGATGCACCGTGCCAGGAGCCGATTCATTTTCTCGACGTCTCCGTATCATTCTAGAATAAAGACGCTTCCCACGGCCTCCGCGCATCTCTTGCTCTCAGCCTAAGCCCGTCTAGTTCATAACCCTTGCCGATAATCACATAGGCGTGCCCTCCCCCACGGGGACGAATGGGTGCCTCCGCCATGGGCCGACCCCCTGAAAGTCCGGGGTACATACGAGGTGAATCATCTTCAACTTCGAGACAGCCAGAATCTATCCGAGTCTAGGTATCTGCTGTCGCTTGCAGAGAAATAAACCACTCACCAAGCGCATGGAGACGAAAAGGAGACGGAACGCTACGCTCCCTTTTTCACTCCATGTACTTCTTCAAACCCCTCAGTCGCCgcttggcctcctccagcACATCGTCATCCTTGCAGACGGCGAACCGGATGTAGTCTTCTGCCATGTGTGCGTTCTTGGCCGTGTAAAATTCCGTCGGCGGGatcgccgccacgcccaccTCCTGGATCAAGAACCAGGCGAGCTTGAAGTCGCGCGGCCGGCTTGCCACGTGTGGCGGGAACGGATAGTCCTCGGGAACCTTGACCTTCTTCATGTTGACCAGGACAAAGTACCCGCCCTCGGGCTCCGAGTAAGGCATGCCCAGCTCGTCCCATACCTCGTTGAAGCGGTCCATCTTCGCCTTCATGTCCTTGATGGTCTCGTCCCAGAAGCCCTTTGCGTCTGCTTGCTCGAAGCCCACGGCGCAAGCCTCTTGCAGGGGTGAGACGGAGGAGTAGCAGATGCGCGTGTGCGCCGCGGAGACGTACTTGATCAGATCCGCCGGACCCATGAGCCAGCCTGACGGTGTGAGTTAGTCTTTGCACTATTCTACAAGTTGCCTCAGTGGCCGGCGACGTACCGACGCGCCATCCCGTGGCGTAGAAGTTCTTGCCCGCGGAGCCGACCGTGATGGTCAGTCGCTCAATTTCGGGAGACAGCCGTGAGATTCTCGTGAAAGGTACATAGTACAGCCGATCGTAAACCTCATCCGACAAAATGATGATTTCATTCTTGACACAGAGGTCACCGATCCGCTGCAGCTCATCCTTGGAAAAGACCTTGCCAACAGGGTTGTCTTGCGCGTTCGAGTTAGCTGTTGCGCAAAGGAATGGGCTGCGCTGTCGCCACCTAGTCCAGCGAAAATTCAGGGACACGTACGAGGAGTGTTGAGGACAATCATCTTCGTCCGGGGGGTGATGGCGCGCTCCAACTCGTCAAAGTCGATAGTCCACTCGGCTGCTGAGGACGTCTTGGTGGCGCCCGTTGCGGGCGGGTGCATGGGTACGTAGACAATCTTGCCGCCAGGCATCTCAATATTGCTAATGTACCTGCCTCTGGGGTCAGCTACCATGCATCTCTAATTTCCAAGGTTGTCTTACTGATCGAAAAAGGGCTCAAAGATGATGACCTCGTCTTCGGGCTCGATAAAGGCCATAAAGGCACTAAGCATGCCTAATTTGCCCGTCAGAAACGACCCCCCCAAACATACAAAAGCCTCATCGGTAATGTGGGCGCATACCCTCGTTGGCTCCAGTGGTGATGGTCACTTCAGTCTCCGGGTCAATCTTGCGGCCCCAGAACGGCGAGTAggcgtcggcaatggccttcttgaggcgcgggcggcctttGGTGGGCGAGTACTGGTTGCACTCGACACGGTCCAGGGCATCCTTGGCCGCATCGAGGATGAAGGGCGGCGGGTTGTATCCGAAGAAACCCTGGCCCATGTTCACAATGGGCTGCTGGGGCGAtgcagcggccgcctcgttGATGATGGACCTGTTGTTGCTGTGAGCCGCCCGTGtccgtcccctcctccccagcAAGcccgtcggtcggtcggaggctgcgacgacgcggaaCACCTACCACACATCCTGCTTCTGGCCA from Purpureocillium takamizusanense chromosome 12, complete sequence harbors:
- the BNA3 gene encoding Kynurenine--oxoglutarate transaminase (COG:E~BUSCO:EOG09262DKA~EggNog:ENOG503NVUU), with amino-acid sequence MSRLGAQLLSTHLRTATPKLPLLRANVRPVFEVRFYSEIMSGSGKLKPAARVSGQKQDVWSIINEAAAASPQQPIVNMGQGFFGYNPPPFILDAAKDALDRVECNQYSPTKGRPRLKKAIADAYSPFWGRKIDPETEVTITTGANEGMLSAFMAFIEPEDEVIIFEPFFDQYISNIEMPGGKIVYVPMHPPATGATKTSSAAEWTIDFDELERAITPRTKMIVLNTPHNPVGKVFSKDELQRIGDLCVKNEIIILSDEVYDRLYYVPFTRISRLSPEIERLTITVGSAGKNFYATGWRVGWLMGPADLIKYVSAAHTRICYSSVSPLQEACAVGFEQADAKGFWDETIKDMKAKMDRFNEVWDELGMPYSEPEGGYFVLVNMKKVKVPEDYPFPPHVASRPRDFKLAWFLIQEVGVAAIPPTEFYTAKNAHMAEDYIRFAVCKDDDVLEEAKRRLRGLKKYME